Within Myxococcales bacterium, the genomic segment ATGAGATTCCAATAGCTTCGCGAGTTCTCGCGTTGGTCGAAAGCTATGTGGAGCTTGTGGCCAATTCTCATAACGCATATGGACGGATGCTAAGCGCCAGCGAGGCATTGGATCGGCTCCAGCAAGGAGTGGGAAAGGTGTTTGATCCAAAGCTCTTTGAGATCTTTCAGGTCGTGGCGTTGGGCGACGGTTTGCGATCGACCTTGCGGCCACCCAGAGGCCGCGTGCTGCTAATCGATCCAAATCTGGACCATATCGCGCCGCTCGAGCTGCGTTTTATCGAGCATGGCTATAGTGTGGACATCGCCGATGATGCCCAGGTTGCGGTACAGCTCATTGGCAGCCACGACTACGGGCTTATTATCTCCGAGGTTTCGTTGTCAGGTATGGGCGGATTCGAGTTGCTTTCTCAGACGCGCAGACTGAAGGGAGATGTGCCTTGGATCTTTTTGACTGCCCAGGCAGATAGACAAAACATCAGCAAGGGGTTTGAGTGCGGCGCCTCGGACTACTTGATAAAACCTACCTCCGTCGAGGTTATCGTAACCAAGGCTCAACAAATGATGGAGAACTATCAGCAGGCACAACCGGCCCATGGCATGAAGGGCTCGCTCAATCAAATGGCTGTTCCAGAGATAGTTCAGGTGTTTTCTCATGGACGCAAAAGCGGCAAACTGCGCATAGATTCGGATGGGAAAACGGCTGAGGTGCATTTTATCAACGGTAACATTGTGGACGCGCAGTATGGTGCGCTATCTGGCGAGCAAGCGTTCTATGCGATGCTAAACCTGACGGACGGGCAATTCTTTGTTGATCCCACCTTTGTGGCCACTCGTCGCGTGATCAATGCATCGGCGGAGGCACTGTTGCTTGAGGGCATGCGGCGCTTAGACGAATCTCAACGGCAATAGGCCGCGAAAGGGCAATGTTGAGGAGATAGAGTACTCAAACGGGATAAGATCCGGTAAAATGATAAGTAGTGCCAATTTGTCATACATGTGGGGTGGATCTCGTCCACGATGCGCACTTTTGCCCGCGCTGCGGCGCAGCCGTCAGTTTGACTGCCGGTGAAGATACGCTGATTGGCCGCGTGATCAACGGGGCTTATCGCATCGAGCAATCCATTGGGGTTGGCGGCATGGGACGTGTATATAGGGCCAATCAAACGATGCTGGGTCGTACGGTAGCGATCAAGGTCATTCATCAGCATCTGCTCGGGGACGAAGCATCCGTCGCGCGTTTTTACACCGAAGCGCGCGCGGCGAGCCGTTTGAATCATCCCAACAGCGTCAGCATCATCGACTTTGGCCGCACAGACGATGGACTGCTGCACTTGGTCATGGAGTACTTACACGGCAAGGATTTGGCGATGGTCATGCAAGAGGAAGGCCTCTTTTCCTTCGCTCGTATTTGCCGCATTTTGGAAAGCGTTCTTGCGGCTTTAGAAGAGGCCCACGAATTGTCGGTGGTGCACCGTGATCTCAAGCCAGAGAATATTATCCTGCAGCGGCAACGGCGGGGCGGAGATTTCGTCAAAGTTGTGGATTTTGGGTTGGCCAAAATTCTAGAGCCCACGGCAACGTCCGTGACATCGCCCGGCTTGGTCTGCGGCACACCGGACTATATGTCTCCTGAACAGGCACGGGGCGAAGACATCGATGGTCGTGGGGATTTATATTCCGTGGGGGTACTGCTGTTTGAGCTATTGACAGGTCGCTTGCCGTTCGAGGATGAAACGCCAACCAAGGTCGCTCTGCGGCACATCACTGAACCCGTTCCTGACCCCCGTCAGTTCGCTCCATTGCGCAACATTCCGGATAAGCTCGTCCAAATCACTCTGCGTGCGCTTAGCAAAGACAGAGAAGCCCGCTATGCGACAGCGGACGACATGGCAGCAGACATTCGTGAAGCCTTCGAAATGCTGGAAGCGGACGCGGACGAAGTTCACCGATGTCCTGCGTGTGCAGCTTCTGTAAAGCCCTTTATGAAGTATTGCGCAGACTGCGGGATGCGCCTTGGCGGCGCCATTTCGTCGGTACAGCCGGTCTTGGGTTCAAGGCCCCCGGTAAGCTTGCCGCCGGTGATGAGCGTGCGCGGAAAACTTGTGGGCCGCACCGCGGAGCTTGAGCGGTTTGAAATATTGCGCACGCAGGGCGCCAAGCGTGCGGTGTTCGTCCAATTTGTGGGCGAAGTGGGAATGGGGAAGACGCGGATCCTTTCAGAGGTTGCGGATCGCTGCGCAAAATTGGGGGACGTGGTGATTGCTGCCGGCCCCCACCCGAGCGGCGCGCCGGTTCCGTATTGGGCGGTGCGGGGTCTTATTAGTGGCTTGATGGGCATTACCGAAGATCAGTTGAGCACGTTGGTTGCGCAAGACAAAGTGTTCAACGAATCATTGGCCAAGGCGGGCCTTCATGAGGTGGTGCAGCCAAACGGCATCCGCGGGTTATCCTATCGATCGCGTGCCGGGGCTGTGGCCCATGCGTTGGCTGCGAGTATTCGGACGGCGAGTGCACATGCGATCACCGGGCGCGTAATACTACTTATAGATGACCTAGGTAGGTGCGATGCGCTGTCCCGGGAGGTTATCGGTTTGCTTCCGCAGTATCTCGACGAAATTACCGTTTTGGTGGTTGTCGCCAACGATTCTCTGGGGAAAGATATGGCAGAATCGAAGGAGACAATTACGCTTAAGCCATTACGGGAGGAAGAAGCCAATCAAGTGCTTTCTGGGACGTTTGGTTTAAAGGCGATTCGCTCCGGAAAGCAGCCAGGCTTTGCTGCGGTAGAGGGGTTCAGCCCGCTCTATATTGAACAAATGCGGGGCGTGGGCATGGTCACGGCAGAAGATGATGACGGCTTGCCGCGTCTATCGGACATTATCCTTCAGCGCATAGAGCGATTGGATGTGGCTGCCCGCAGGGTATTGCAAGCGGCGGCCGTACTGGGAGAGCGTTGTTCCGTTCAGGACGTCTCTAAGCTTATCGGCGATCCCGACGTCAACATGGGTGTTGATACCTTGCTGAGAAGCGACCTTCTTTACGTAAGGGACAGCGAGTTGCAGATAGCACATCCATTTCTCCGCGATCTCGTTGAGGCGTCGATCCCCGCCGCTGCGCGCATGGACTTGCACGCCAAGGCCTTAAAAATCGTCAGCGCGCAACAAGCGCCGCTCGAAGTGCGAGCCGAGCACGCCTCGCGTGGCGGGGAGTTCATGACGGCGATGGTGTTGCTTGAGCGAATGGGCGGTGCAGCGCTTAAACGCGGCAGCCCCGAGACGGCAGTATATGCTTTTCGCCATGGTCTAGAGCTTGCACGCCGTGAACTCTGGGAGACGGGAGATGTGACCCTCGATAGCGCGATCATTGCGTTTAGTCGCAAAC encodes:
- a CDS encoding protein kinase, whose amino-acid sequence is MDLVHDAHFCPRCGAAVSLTAGEDTLIGRVINGAYRIEQSIGVGGMGRVYRANQTMLGRTVAIKVIHQHLLGDEASVARFYTEARAASRLNHPNSVSIIDFGRTDDGLLHLVMEYLHGKDLAMVMQEEGLFSFARICRILESVLAALEEAHELSVVHRDLKPENIILQRQRRGGDFVKVVDFGLAKILEPTATSVTSPGLVCGTPDYMSPEQARGEDIDGRGDLYSVGVLLFELLTGRLPFEDETPTKVALRHITEPVPDPRQFAPLRNIPDKLVQITLRALSKDREARYATADDMAADIREAFEMLEADADEVHRCPACAASVKPFMKYCADCGMRLGGAISSVQPVLGSRPPVSLPPVMSVRGKLVGRTAELERFEILRTQGAKRAVFVQFVGEVGMGKTRILSEVADRCAKLGDVVIAAGPHPSGAPVPYWAVRGLISGLMGITEDQLSTLVAQDKVFNESLAKAGLHEVVQPNGIRGLSYRSRAGAVAHALAASIRTASAHAITGRVILLIDDLGRCDALSREVIGLLPQYLDEITVLVVVANDSLGKDMAESKETITLKPLREEEANQVLSGTFGLKAIRSGKQPGFAAVEGFSPLYIEQMRGVGMVTAEDDDGLPRLSDIILQRIERLDVAARRVLQAAAVLGERCSVQDVSKLIGDPDVNMGVDTLLRSDLLYVRDSELQIAHPFLRDLVEASIPAAARMDLHAKALKIVSAQQAPLEVRAEHASRGGEFMTAMVLLERMGGAALKRGSPETAVYAFRHGLELARRELWETGDVTLDSAIIAFSRKLGEALEVMEDYSGADGVLREALDLAPATSVERARMLNVLGRVGSRRDRRRDAIRLLGSALEIANGCGDAEVTADTHVAISRVRLAEGDQIGAANALRRAWDSVREQAPDREAELAVRLAETLIDIGDVEEGQRILAQAYELAAKAEAPALMALVLGVTGAVDEMEGQSDVALERYKKAAAHAADAGDAEAYLRWKRASATLNVYATQQVS